The DNA sequence GGAACGTGGATTCTGAGTATTAGTTGAGCTAGCAGTTAGTCTATCTTCCTGAGAAGCTGCTATTCAAGTCAATCAGTTGCAAGTTTGGTGATACAATAAGAGATTGTGATTTTTTGAAACAGCTGAGTAAGGAAGAAAACCCATGAAGCGCACTCTAGAAGGAACCAACCGCAAAAGAAAAAGAACATCTGGCTTTCGCGCTCGCATGCGGACTCCAGATGGACAAAACGTGATTAAAGCTCGCAGAAAAAAAGGACGTCATCGGTTAACCGTTTAGCGTTGAGACATTCAAAAATCAACGAGACGTAGTGCATAGCTCAAATAGACTTCAAAGTCGGTACGATTTCCGAGCAGTGTTTCGAGAAGGTATCCGCTGTCATGGATCTCATCTCACACTGAGAGCCTTACACAAAAAAGCTAAACCGATTGTTAATAATTCCAAGGTGGAGCCAGAAAACTTTGAGTTAGTGCCAACTAAAATTGGCATTTCGATTAGTACAAAGGTGAGTAAACGGGCTGTAGTGCGCAATCGGATCAAGCGTCAGATCCGAGCAGCTTTTCGCAGTTTGTTACCTCAGATATCGCCTGGATGGCTATTAGTGGTTATCGTAAAACCTTCAGTTGTGCAAGCTAAGTGCGATTACGATCAATTTCTGCAAGAATTAGAGCAGTTGTTGAAAGAAGCTGAGGTAATCGATGGGCATTCGTGAAGAAGTGTTTTTTGAAGGTGGACCGCATACTGGAGACCTTATTATTAACTTGCTAATTGGATTAACGCTAATCGGTTTACCACTGAGTGTTGGCGCAATTGTCAGAGCCTTGTGGTTACGCTATCGCGTTACAAATCGTAGAATTACAGTAACAGGAGGATGGCAAGGGCGCGATCGCACTGATATTATCTACGCAGAAATTGTCAAGATTGTAAAAGTTCCTCGTGGTCTTGGCATGTGGGGAGATATGGTTCTTACACTTAGAGATGGTAGTCGCTTGGAACTACGTGCAGTTCCAAAGTTTCGCGAGATTTACGACTATATCAACGAGCAAGTAGCTGCCAAGAAAGTTGGTGCAACATCATAGTCTGATAACGATATGAGGGCAGGCTTCTGGTTTTACTATGAAATGCTAGAGCCAGTGCTTAGCGTAGTATTTAATAATATGAACGAATTTTGAACA is a window from the Gloeocapsopsis sp. IPPAS B-1203 genome containing:
- the rpmH gene encoding 50S ribosomal protein L34 — translated: MKRTLEGTNRKRKRTSGFRARMRTPDGQNVIKARRKKGRHRLTV
- the rnpA gene encoding ribonuclease P protein component, producing MHSSNRLQSRYDFRAVFREGIRCHGSHLTLRALHKKAKPIVNNSKVEPENFELVPTKIGISISTKVSKRAVVRNRIKRQIRAAFRSLLPQISPGWLLVVIVKPSVVQAKCDYDQFLQELEQLLKEAEVIDGHS
- a CDS encoding PH domain-containing protein; protein product: MGIREEVFFEGGPHTGDLIINLLIGLTLIGLPLSVGAIVRALWLRYRVTNRRITVTGGWQGRDRTDIIYAEIVKIVKVPRGLGMWGDMVLTLRDGSRLELRAVPKFREIYDYINEQVAAKKVGATS